The following are encoded in a window of Phoenix dactylifera cultivar Barhee BC4 unplaced genomic scaffold, palm_55x_up_171113_PBpolish2nd_filt_p 000247F, whole genome shotgun sequence genomic DNA:
- the LOC108510782 gene encoding inositol hexakisphosphate and diphosphoinositol-pentakisphosphate kinase VIP2-like: MSAAAFAKGLLDLEGQLTPILDSLVSKDSSMLDGLEDASTEMDEERAWLFLALERQRNLDLAYFNRGLAKRQRK; this comes from the exons ATGTCTGCAGCAGCATTTGCCAAAGGCCTTCTTGATTTGGAGGGTCAGTTAACTCCAATTCTG GATTCACTGGTTAGTAAAGACTCTTCTATGCTGGATGGACTAGAAGATGCTAGCACTGAGATGGATGAAGAAAG GGCCTGGTTGTTCTTGGCTTTGGAGAGGCAGAGGAACTTGGACCTTGCTTACTTTAACAGGGGACTTGCAAAAAG GCAGAGAAAATAG